A single window of Bufo bufo chromosome 10, aBufBuf1.1, whole genome shotgun sequence DNA harbors:
- the POLR2G gene encoding DNA-directed RNA polymerase II subunit RPB7 yields MFYHISLEHEILLHPRYFGPNLLNTVKQKLFTEVEGTCTGKYGFVIAVTTIDNIGAGVIQPGRGFVLYPVKYKAIVFRPFKGEVVDAVVTQVNKVGLFTEIGPMACFISRHSIPSEMEFDPNSNPPCYKTVDEDVVIQQDDEIRLKIVGTRVDKNDIFAIGSLMDDYLGLVS; encoded by the exons ATGTTTTATCAC ATTTCACTGGAACATGAAATTCTTCTACATCCAAGATACTTTGGGCCAAACCTtctcaacactgtaaaacaaaagctTTTCACCGAGGTGGAAGGGACTTGTACTGGCAA GTATGGTTTTGTGATCGCGGTCACCACCATTGACAATATTGGTGCTGGGGTTATCCAGCCTGGCAGAGGCTTTGTGCTGTATCCTGTCAAATATAAGGCTATTGTTTTCCGCCCCTTTAAGGGAGAAGTAGTCGATGCTGTAGTTACCCAAGTCAATAAG gttGGATTGTTCACAGAGATTGGACCTATGGCGTGTTTTATCTCTAGACAT TCCATCCCATCTGAAATGGAGTTTGATCCGAATTCTAACCCACCATGTTATAAGACTGTAGATGAG GATGTGGTTATTCAGCAGGATGATGAGATTCGCCTTAAAATTGTTGGAACCAGAGTGGATAAGAACGACATA TTCGCTATTGGCTCTCTGATGGATGATTATCTGG GTCTGGTCAGCTGA